TGAAAGTAGCGAAAAATTACGGTATGGTGCATCCTGGTGCAGCAGATACGTCTGCGGTACGGGCTACCTTTATCATTGATGACAAAGGTGTACTCCGTGCAATGATGTATTATCCGATGAGTAACGGTCGCTCTATGGATGAGTTTGTTCGTCTTGTAAAAGCCATGCAAACTTCCGATGAGCACAAAGTAGCCACTCCGGCAGCTTGGCAACCGGGCGATAAAGTTATTGTTCCTCCAGCAGCAACAATAGAAGAGGCTAAAGCACGTATGGCTTCTGGCGAATATGACTGCGTTGATTTCTATTTTTGCACTAAATCAATCTAAAGCCACATGCTCTAAAAAGCGATATGATTTAGCCATTAAATCATGAAAAATAAAAAGCCAAAGCCTTTCAGCTTTGGCTTTTTTTATAGTTTTTATCCTTTGCCTTCAATCGCTTGCTGATTTGGGTTTAGCAAACCGCCGGTGTCGCTCACGCCGAGTTCTTTATGAGTGCAATAAATCCAGTATTTTATCCATATCTAAATGGGCATCCAAGGTATCGGCCAAGCGATTGAGTTGTTGTTCGCGTTGTTGGTTGAGGTCGAAGGTTTCGGCGTTCACCAGGCCTGCCCAGTTGAGCAGGGCGGTTAGGGTTTCGGGTTGATCGAATAGGCCGTGGCAGTAGGTGACAAAGATTTGGTTGTCTTGCGATATAGCGCCGTCGGTGTCGCTCATGTCGTCATTATCGCCCATGTCGTTATTATGCCATTGGATAGTGGGTGTATAGTGGCTGAAATCGGTGATGCCTTGGTGGATTTCGTAGCCGGCTATTTTGACCGGGCTAACCAGGCCTGGTAGTTGTAATAAACCGCTGCGATTGATGAGTTGTTTTTGCGGGTAAAAGCGCGTGGTGTAGTTCATTAGCGCCAGGCCTGGTAGTTCGGTTTGATCCGATTCAATCTGATCTGGGTCTTCGATGCGTTGTCCGAGCATTTGCAGACCGCCGCAAATGCCAATCAGTTTGC
The nucleotide sequence above comes from Thiomicrospira sp. R3. Encoded proteins:
- a CDS encoding peroxiredoxin, whose product is MENQEQIISLPRLNEPAPAFNAVTTHGRKTLEDYKGKWLILFSHPADFTPVCTTEFIAFQERKPLFDAMNCELLGLSIDSHHSHVAWILNVKEKFGVDLEFPIIADLDMKVAKNYGMVHPGAADTSAVRATFIIDDKGVLRAMMYYPMSNGRSMDEFVRLVKAMQTSDEHKVATPAAWQPGDKVIVPPAATIEEAKARMASGEYDCVDFYFCTKSI